A region of the Romboutsia hominis genome:
GAGAAGTATACATACGGTATACTTCTATATGATGATTTATCTTTATATAATTTTTTAGTATTATCAGATGCGTCATCTGCTAATATAACTAGATTTACCTTCCCTTTTTTAAGGTCAGCTAAAGTAGATTCTCCAGACACTATCTTCCCTGCTCTTGTG
Encoded here:
- a CDS encoding L7Ae/L30e/S12e/Gadd45 family ribosomal protein; this translates as MKTSEAKIYSFLGLATRAGKIVSGESTLADLKKGKVNLVILADDASDNTKKLYKDKSSYRSIPYVYFSTKLQLGLAIGKAPRAVIGIKDKNFADKISELMETQKI